In Sorghum bicolor cultivar BTx623 chromosome 10, Sorghum_bicolor_NCBIv3, whole genome shotgun sequence, one genomic interval encodes:
- the LOC8076386 gene encoding heat shock factor-binding protein 1 — protein MASSNSGIPIKAEQDSDGSAQSTADMTAFVQNLLVQMQTRFQTMSENIISKIDEMGARIDELEQSINDLKAEMGNEGMATPSKIKEESKPSDSSA, from the exons ATGGCGAGTTCCAACTCCGGCATCCCTATCAAG GCAGAACAAGATTCGGATGGCTCGGCACAAAGCACAGCTGATATGACTGCTTTT GTGCAAAACCTTCTAGTGCAGATG CAAACCAGGTTCCAAACTATGTCGGAGAACATCATTTCAAAGA TAGATGAAATGGGTGCTAGAATTGATGAATTGGAACAGAGTATCAATGACCTCAAGGCTGAGATGGGCAATGAAGGCATGGCGACGCCATCTAAGATAAAGGAAGAGTCAAAACCTTCAGACAGCTCTGCATGA
- the LOC8062094 gene encoding putative cyclin-dependent kinase F-2 gives MSSAAAAVVAPAARKRPAPDQEPRAGDAKKRPRCKNFRSIEEFEVLEVLGEGAEGVVSRARDRRTGKEVALKWIRGDGPDGHGPPDRRALAMEAGCLRACRGHPSIIGIHGVAADPKTGDVHLILELIEGGLSLRDSFWETLSEDAIRGMMRQLIGAAKKRKDGLLEAARRNKSN, from the exons ATgtcttcggcggcggcggcggtggtggcgccGGCGGCCCGCAAGCGTCCGGCACCGGACCAAGAACCGCGCGCCGGTGACGCGAAAAAACGGCCGCGGTGCAAAAATTTCAGGAGCATCGAAGAGTTCGAGGTATTGGAGGTGCTCGGGGAGGGCGCCGAGGGCGTCGTGAGCAGGGCGCGCGACCGCCGCACCGGCAAGGAGGTCGCCCTCAAGTGGATCCGCGGCGATGGGCCCGACGGCCACGGGCCTCCCGACCGCCGCGCGCTCGCCATGGAGGCCGGCTGCCTCCGCGCCTGCCGCGGCCACCCGTCGATCATCGGGATCCATGGCGTCGCCGCCGACCCCAAGACTGGAGACGTGCATCTCATCCTCGAGTTGATCGAGGGCGGGTTGAGCCTCCGCGACTCCTTCTGGGAGACTTTGTCGGAGGATGCCATCCGCGGGATGATGAGGCAGCTTATCGGCGCTGCGAAGAAG AGAAAAGATGGCTTACTGGAAGCAGCGAGGCGAAATAAGAGCAATTAA